Proteins from a single region of Corylus avellana chromosome ca11, CavTom2PMs-1.0:
- the LOC132165961 gene encoding uncharacterized mitochondrial protein AtMg00810-like → MDKPRVPHFEAANKVLRYIKASPTQGLFFPVNSSLQMKAFCDSDWVSCSNTRRSMTGYRIFLDNSLIYWKSKKQMIVSKSSAEAEYKVMASTCCEVVRLRTLLQDLQVSPQTALLYFDSKAALHIAANPAFHERTKHIDIDCHVV, encoded by the coding sequence ATGGACAAGCCTAGAGTTCCTCATTTCGAAGCAGCTAATAAAGTACTAAGATACATCAAAGCATCTCCAACTCAAGGGTTGTTCTTTCCAGTTAATTCTAGTTTACAAATGAAGGCATTTTGTGACTCGGACTGGGTTAGTTGCTCCAATACAAGAAGGTCTATGACAGGGTATCGTATTTTTCTTGATAATTCCTTAATTTATTGGAAATCAAAGAAACAGATGATAGTTTCCAAGTCATCTGCAGAGGCTGAGTACAAGGTCATGGCATCTACTTGTTGTGAGGTTGTGCGGCTTAGAACTCTTCTCCAAGACTTACAAGTTTCTCCTCAAACTGCCCTGCTCTACTTTGATAGTAAAGCTGCTCTCCATATAGCAGCTAACCCTGCCTTTCATGAGCGTACAAAACATATTGACATTGATTGTCATGTTGTATGA